One region of Anaeromyxobacter paludicola genomic DNA includes:
- a CDS encoding NYN domain-containing protein, which yields MRNEPGDHRIALFIDFENLVTRTGLAPEKFDIQPALDLLLEKGKVVYRRAYCDWSRFGGAKQNLHDRGVELIEVPPSTRAGKNGADMRLVIDALELAYLREHIDIFAIASGDSDFCPLAYKLRENGRYVIGLAVKEATSPLFVKACDEFVYLRPPERQRRQGEKKEQPKAKPQEIPEIAREAVSSILGRATGPVNPSAIKEAIVRKEPDFDEREHGFSSFTRLLEAMEKEGLLKVEVGQKGQRYVSAV from the coding sequence ATGAGAAACGAACCGGGCGATCACCGCATCGCCCTCTTCATCGACTTCGAGAACCTCGTCACCCGCACCGGGCTCGCGCCAGAGAAGTTCGACATCCAGCCCGCGCTCGACCTCCTCCTCGAGAAGGGGAAGGTCGTCTACCGGCGCGCCTACTGCGACTGGAGCCGGTTCGGCGGGGCGAAGCAGAACCTGCACGACCGCGGCGTGGAGCTCATCGAGGTGCCCCCGTCCACGCGCGCCGGCAAGAACGGCGCCGACATGCGGCTCGTCATCGACGCCCTCGAGCTCGCCTACCTGCGCGAGCACATCGACATCTTCGCCATCGCCTCCGGCGACTCCGACTTCTGCCCGCTCGCGTACAAGCTCCGCGAGAACGGCCGGTACGTCATCGGGCTCGCCGTGAAGGAGGCCACGAGCCCCCTCTTCGTGAAGGCCTGCGACGAGTTCGTCTACCTCCGCCCGCCCGAGCGGCAGCGGCGCCAGGGCGAGAAGAAGGAGCAGCCCAAGGCGAAGCCGCAGGAGATCCCCGAGATCGCCCGCGAGGCCGTGTCGTCGATCCTCGGCCGCGCCACCGGGCCCGTGAACCCCTCGGCCATCAAGGAGGCGATCGTCCGCAAGGAGCCCGACTTCGACGAGCGCGAGCACGGCTTCTCGAGCTTCACCCGCCTCCTCGAGGCGATGGAGAAGGAGGGGCTGCTCAAGGTCGAGGTGGGTCAGAAGGGGCAGCGGTACGTGAGCGCGGTGTAG